The following are from one region of the Littorina saxatilis isolate snail1 linkage group LG4, US_GU_Lsax_2.0, whole genome shotgun sequence genome:
- the LOC138964865 gene encoding protein SAND-like → MAAHGEADQLGTTSDSDQGELNETDAPGKSEDAILFASDDFDNLTYEGLAEEAQKPVQKGTIHAIVRQSSNDVDSRSNTPNNIDHDSSEVSAGEESVEETAEQAQITPRADNTEVPDTVDASRIEIEEEDAYNPEWKNQKKHVFILSASGKPIYSRHGKEDKLVTIMGVMQALVSFVQDAKDQLRSIVAGQHKFVFLVRDHLILVGVTRGMDSTQQMLLQLMYVYNQVISVLTHSSLNKIFKQRRNYDLRRLLTGAEKFFDNLLNLMDTEPGLLLTAVRCLPLDSSVREIIAQSIVQNAKLKDLVFALIIVKNQLVTLVRMKKYYLHPMDLHLIINLVNASESFKDAESWTPICLPKFDASGFVQAHVSYLDNDCEVCLLLLSVDRDSFFILSEAKDKIKARLIRYNALQAINASIKRTSYSTQQCGIPDLRHFLYKARSTAQYTSPELEAPYTEPAEQERLFGMYLYLHHRIHTSGRPLKILFHVGEYETLLGWVTQGFELYAVFGPLITKTSAIHAVNKLLRWIKREEDRLFILNSVTF, encoded by the exons ATGGCGGCGCACGGAGAGGCGGATCAGCTTGGAACAACTTCGGATTCGGATCAAGGTGAACTAAATGAAACTGATGCGCCCGGAAAAAGCGAAGATGCAATTCTTTTTGCGAGTGACGATTTTGACAATTTAACGTACGAGGGACTTGCGGAGGAAGCTCAGAAACCTGTACAAAAAGGAACAATTCATGCAATAGTTCGCCAGTCATCAAACGATGTCGATTCACGAAGCAACACCCCCAACAATATTGACCACGACTCCTCCGAAGTCTCGGCAGGAGAGGAATCAGTCGAAGAAACAGCAGAG CAAGCACAGATAACGCCAAGAGCAGACAATACAGAAGTTCCTGACACAGTTGATGCAAGTAGGATAGAGATAGAAGAGGAAGATGCCTACAATCCGGAGTGGAAAAACCAGAAAAAGCATGTCTTCATCCTCAGTGCATCTGGAAAGCCTATTTACTCAAG GCACGGAAAGGAAGACAAGCTTGTAACCATCATGGGTGTGATGCAAGCCTTGGTGTCTTTCGTACAAGACGCAAAAGACCAGCTACGGTCCATTGTAGCGGGCCAGCACAAGTTTGTGTTCCTTGTGCGCGACCACCTCATCTTGGTGGGGGTGACGCGAGGCATGGACTCAACACAACAGATGCTTTTGCAGCTTATGTATGTCTACAATCAG GTTATAAGTGTCTTGACCCACTCTTCCCTGAACAAAATTTTCAAACAACGACGGAACTACGATTTGCGGCGGCTGCTGACAGGGGCAGAAAAGTTCTTCGACAACCTCCTTAACTTGATGGACACGGAGCCAGGCCTCCTCCTGACGGCTGTCCGCTGCCTGCCGCTTGACAGTTCTGTCCGGGAAATTATCGCTCAGAGTATTGTACAGAATGCCAAGCTCAAA GACCTTGTGTTTGCCCTGATCATCGTCAAGAACCAGCTGGTGACCCTGGTGAGGATGAAGAAGTACTACCTGCACCCCATGGACCTGCACCTCATCATCAACCTCGTCAACGCCTCCGAGTCCTTCAAGGATGCCGAGTCCTGGACGCCCATCTGTCTTCCGAAATTTGATGCTAG TGGTTTTGTGCAAGCGCATGTCTCGTACCTGGACAACGACTGTGAAGTGTGTCTATTGCTGCTCTCAGTGGATCGTGATTCCTTCTTCATACTCTCAGAGGCAAAAGACAAAATTAAAGCA CGCCTTATTCGCTACAACGCTCTACAAGCCATCAACGCGTCTATCAAGCGCACCAGCTACAGCACGCAGCAGTGCGGCATTCCAGACCTGCGTCACTTCCTCTACAAGGCTCGCAGCACTGCGCAGTACACCAGTCCTGAGCTGGAGGCCCCCTACACAGAGCCGGCGGAGCAGGAGCGTCTGTTCGGCATGTACCTCTATCTGCACCATCGGATACACACGTCCGGGCGGCCGCTCAAGATTCTGTTCCACGTCGGGGAGTACGAGACTTTGCTGGGATGg GTAACTCAGGGATTTGAGCTGTACGCCGTCTTCGGTCCGCTGATCACCAAAACCAGCGCAATCCACGCGGTGAACAAACTGCTTCGCTGGATAAAACGTGAAGAAGACAGACTTTTCATCCTCAACTCTGTGACATTTTGA